Proteins from one Shewanella pealeana ATCC 700345 genomic window:
- a CDS encoding multidrug effflux MFS transporter, translated as MNNSSNSQAINKQAFGVSLALLIPMLSAIVAITPLAIDMYLPAMATLAASFNTDITLVQQSLSLYLGGYALGMLCFGPLADRFGRKRLVLMGLTGFMLCSLALAFVTTIEAFLSIRFLQAFIGAAATVVVPGYIKELYGKNTAKGMSYVSLIMMLAPLIAPSIGSLILELGDWHLIFFILAFYAFILLLLVGLKLKMPSDIDKSSRSTQSFFGAYATVFTKKGVKLNIASGVLTSFAFFCYLTASPFVYMEVFGLDKSLFAILFSTNVGALMLANVVNSKIVGRYGSKRMLKVSTFFGVIAGIALLSVNLLGLSYHFTVIMLLPLMACLGVMSVNADAIVLMKFQKETGTATAVIGTLRFGFGALAGPLLALFYTGTAVPFSALMLSAVLLVGLCQFLSRHEPAALEQ; from the coding sequence TTGAACAACTCATCCAATAGTCAAGCAATTAACAAGCAAGCATTTGGCGTCAGTTTAGCTTTGCTGATCCCCATGCTATCTGCCATTGTCGCTATCACACCGCTTGCTATTGATATGTACCTGCCAGCTATGGCGACGCTAGCAGCCAGTTTCAACACAGATATCACCTTAGTACAGCAATCACTCAGTCTTTACTTAGGCGGTTATGCATTAGGTATGCTCTGCTTCGGTCCCTTAGCCGATAGGTTTGGCCGCAAGCGATTAGTACTTATGGGCTTAACTGGATTTATGCTCTGTAGTCTCGCTCTCGCCTTTGTCACCACTATTGAAGCATTCTTAAGCATCCGCTTTTTACAGGCGTTTATCGGTGCTGCGGCAACGGTTGTGGTGCCTGGCTATATCAAAGAGCTTTACGGAAAGAACACGGCTAAAGGCATGTCTTATGTCAGCCTGATCATGATGCTCGCCCCGCTAATTGCCCCTAGTATCGGCAGCCTAATTTTAGAGCTCGGTGACTGGCATCTTATCTTCTTTATCCTAGCTTTCTACGCATTCATTTTATTGCTGCTAGTGGGTCTTAAACTTAAGATGCCTAGCGATATAGACAAGAGCAGCCGAAGTACTCAGTCATTTTTTGGCGCTTATGCGACGGTATTTACAAAAAAAGGCGTAAAGCTCAATATCGCCAGCGGCGTACTCACCTCATTTGCCTTTTTCTGTTATCTAACGGCTTCGCCATTCGTTTATATGGAAGTGTTTGGCTTAGACAAATCACTATTTGCAATATTGTTTAGTACCAATGTTGGCGCCTTAATGTTGGCCAACGTAGTCAACAGTAAGATCGTTGGTCGCTACGGCTCGAAGCGAATGCTTAAAGTTTCAACCTTCTTCGGAGTAATCGCGGGTATCGCACTGCTGAGCGTTAATCTACTCGGATTGAGCTACCACTTTACCGTGATCATGCTATTGCCGCTGATGGCCTGTCTAGGCGTTATGTCAGTCAATGCCGATGCCATTGTACTGATGAAGTTTCAAAAAGAGACGGGAACCGCTACCGCAGTCATAGGCACATTACGTTTTGGTTTTGGTGCATTAGCGGGCCCCTTGTTGGCACTGTTTTATACAGGAACTGCAGTACCCTTTTCGGCTTTAATGCTTTCAGCTGTACTG